TGTAGCTGGCCACGGCATCGCTGTGGTTGCCGAGGCTGTCCTGAGTCAGCCCCAACCGAAACCATGCTCGGGAGAAGCTCTCATCGTTAGCAACCGCCTTCTCAAACTGCGTGACGGCATCATCGAGCTTGCCTTGATCCACAAGCGCCGTGCCCAGACGGTAGGCGTACTGAGCGTTGGTCGGCTCGAGATCCAGCGCGCGGCGATAACCCCGGGCGGCTTCTTCGTAATTATCGAGACGCATCTGGTAGACCTGCCCCAGAAGATACGCGGCCTCGGCGAAGGTCGGATCGATGCGCAGCGCCTCTTCCATGTGTTGGACCGCCTCACTGGCCGAACCGGCCTGAAAAGCCTCCATTCCCACATTGAGTTCTCGAACCGCGGCGGTCCGGTCGGCGTTACATCCCACCAGAACAAACGCCAAAAGAAGGGTCATCAGGAGCGCTTTCAGACGCGCCCTCCTCCTGGAATCAACGCACCTGGTCTTCACACGGCTGGGCAGGCTCATGAATCGCTTCCTCCGTTCAAAACGTGAGTTCAACGCTCCGGCGCCCCGGGGCACGGGATGCGGCAGACCCATCGTACCTCTAGCGCCAAAGCGCTGACAACCGGGCAAGTGTTGCAATTCGATCGTGGTGCGGAATTTTACGCTCCTTCTCAAACACACCAGCAGAAGGCGATGTTCTTCCGACATTCGAGCGACCCCAACACCACTTCTCATACCATAGACGGATGTCCATCTTTCGCTTCGCCGGGATCAGAACTGACGTCAAAGGAGGAGTTCACGTTGACGATGCCCTCGCCAGCAGGTTTGGGAAAGCCTCACCCACCGATGCTTTCCAACATACATGCCTCCGGGGCCGCGCAATATACCGAGCACGCTCTCTCACTGACCTGCGTGACCTCGCCAGTCGGCACCATGATCCATCGCATGCTAACCCGGCCGATAAGCTCAGAGTCTCGCGCTGCCTCGAAAGCGTACCATGGGTCGATATCGTCCAGGTCCTGGTCAATGATGCTCTCAGGTGAGCGGTGGATGCACCATCGGGCGTTTGAATATGCGCGCTTCAGATGAAGGGTTCGCGCTGGTGGCCCCCCGACCATCGCCCACGCCAGCAGCAAGCCTGCGACTAAAACAACGTATGCCGAGCCCCGTGCATCGAACACATCCCTGAAAAGCGGGCCAAAATGTATAGGGATACATACGACAAAAGGCCCCCTGGCGGGAGCCTTTTGCGAATCGCGTCGCTTCACATGCGAAGCGTCAGGAGCTGAAGTTGAAGGGGTAGTTCACGTTGACGATGCCTCCGCCTTTGGGCTCGGGGAAGACCCAGCGGCGAATGCGCTGCGTCATGCATTGCTCCACGGCGGAGTTGTTCATCGAGGTCTCCGTCACCGAGGCGATCGTGACCGAACCGGTCGGAGAAATCACCCAGCGGATGGTGATACGCCCGGCGAGGTTCGGGTTGCGCTGAAGTTCTTGCTCGTAGCAGTGCTGCATCTCGCGGCGATGCTGACGAACGACACGCTGGATAATCTCACGGTCAAGCGAGCCCTGAACCGCCGGACGGCCCGGAATGATCTTGGGCTGACGAACCTCGCGGTCGCCCAGGTTCGCGCCGCCCTTCCCGTAGTTGCCGCCGCCTTTGCCACCGCCACCACGACCGGCAGTGCCGACCTGCGCCATGCCAATGCCGCGCTCCGAGACACCGCCGCCGCCACGACCGGCACCGGCCAGTCCCAGACCACCAACACCGGCGGCCGCGCCAGCCTGGCTGCCCGTCATGTTGCCCAGGGCGTGCATCGCGTCGCTCCCCACCGAGGTATCACCCGAGCCCCACATGCTGCTGAGCGACGCATCGTTGAAGGCCGCCAGCGCACCGGTGTTCATCGCGATCTCGGTATCACGCGCCTTGCGAAGCTCGATCTCTTCGTTGGTCGAAGGCCCCTGAACCGCCAGATGATTATCGGCCTCTTCGGCCATCTGATCGCCGGCTTCGCCTTCGTCCCCCTTCTGGGCGGCGGCCTCCTCCTGTTGATTGCCGCCTTCAAGCCAGTCGGGAACTTCTTCTTCAATCTCTTCCTGCTCCGGCGGCGCGAGCAGCTCGACGAAGCGATCCTGGGCTTTGAACTCGTGAAGTTCAAACGCCCCGTGCCCTTCCGGCCACGAGAAGACCATCACCAGGAAGAGGATATGCAGCATCGCGCTGGCCGCATGGTAGGGAATGGGCTGGCGATCGATCGCCATCATTCCACCGCCCAGCGCCGGCATGGTCGTAAAGTGAATCAAAAAGGTGTTGGTACCGAACTCCACCCGCACGCTGGTCCGCGGCCCCATCGCGATACTGTAGCCCCCGGCGACCTCGGAGCTCCCGGTGGCAAGCCCGCGGCTGATCGCTTCGGCCAACGTAAACTGCTGACCTTCGTGCTGAATCAGCCCTTCCATCTGCGCCGAAACATTGACCCGGTAACCTCCGCCCTCGCTGTAGCTGACCAGCGGGAATTTCGGCTGGTTCACGAGCGGGTCCTCGACCACAAAGTCGTTGGTCTCGTCCGGCCCGATGATCACCGAACGCGGGGTCTCGTAGGCGTTGACCGCAAGGACGTGATCGGTCCACAGAAACGCCACCTCCAGGGTCTGACCACCAACCGGATCGAAGAAGCGCTCGGTGTAGAGCTCCGTATCACTGGGGCCTTTCACACCGGCGGGATCCGGGGTCGCCACCCACTCGCCCTGCGGGTCGTAGAAGCCGTGCGCCACCTGCCAGGCACCCTGCTCGTCGTGGTAGCCATAACCGTAGTGGTAGGTGCCCTGGTCGTCGTAATAGCCCGGGATGTAGTTGCCGGCGTCGTCGTAGTAGCCCTCCATACTGAAGGGCTGAACCACCGAGCCATCCTCCAGACGAATGTAGCCTTCGGGGAGCTCACCGGTGGCTGCAAACGCGGCGGCCGGCGTGGCCGCAACCTCCACCACCTCGGAGAGACGCACCACAGTGTCACCGAACTGCAGCTCATCGCCAGCCCCCACCGCCGCCTTGGTGATCTTCTCGCCATTGACGTAGGTGCCCGAGGCGCTGCCCAGGTCAATCGCCATAAAGGTGCCGTCGGGCTGACGCTCGAGCACCGCGTGAATGCGCGAGACGCGATCATCATCCAGCCGGATATGCGAGCTGGAGAGCTTCCCGACCTTGACGTTGTCCTGCTCCAGCTTGACCGTTGAGACGACCTGACCGGCTTGAATAATTTCGGCTTGAAGCATCATGCAATCTCCACTCGTGGCGTGTGCGATTCACACGCACCCGGGCTGCGCTGCCAACCCTGCAAACTAGAGCGTCTCAACGCTCTTGAGCATCTCAGGGATAAAGTCCTGGCGGATGTTGATCAGGCTGCTGGTCTTGCCTCGCTGATCGCCCGTGATGTTCTCGCCATCAGGGCGGATCAGGTTACCAGTGAGGTCCTCGCCATCGAAGTCGTAGGTGGTCTCCTCCTGGTAGACCACGCCCTCGTCGCCGGCCTGGCCGCTGGCCGCACCCGCCTCTGGCAAGGACTGAGCGAAGGAAGTCGCCGGGAGGATCATCCCCAGCGCCACCAAACCTGTTAAGAACGCGCGTTTCATCGCTTCGTCTCCTCGATCCGGGCGCACGCTGCGCTCAGATCACCTGATTGTCTGCCTCAATGTGCTTTAAAAAGCCTAACACACCGATGAAAACCCTGCCAAACCCCGGCCGGGTAAAGGGACGTAAAGATCAAGGATTCTCTTCGAGCGGAGCGCTCGCGTCGGGATCCCCATCCTCGGCCGGCGGCGCATCCTGCGCCTGCTCCTCGGAGGCCGAAGCCTCTGCGGCAGCGGCGGCTTCGGCCTGAGCAACCTCTGCAGCGATCATGTCACGCTGCTCCACCAGCATCGGGATCTGCTCGCGGGTCATGTCAATGATCTGCTGAACCTGCTCAATACGCTTGCTGACGTCGTCGCGCTCCTCGACGTGCTCTCCGCCCTCGTAATGCAGGAAGTTGTTGTAGTGCTCGATGGACTTCTCGTAATGGCCGATCGCGTTCTCCAGGTTCGCGATCGTCCAGTCCATCTGCCCGACCATGTCATCGGGATCGGGAGCCTCGGTGTCGCCGCCGAGCTGCGCGTTTTGCGCGAGGTGCTCATGCTCCAATACGCCGAGGTTAAATTGCACCAGGGCGTTCTCCGGCTCCAACTCCAGCACCCGCTCATAGGCCTGGCGGGCACCGTCCAGATCACCGAGACCGCGACGAGCCACGCCGATGGCGACGATGGCCTCTTTATTCTGCGGCTCAATCTCCAGGACGCTCTCAAACAGCTCGATGGCGCGCTCGTAGTCGCGCACATTGAGGATGATCGCCCCCAGGTTCATCTTCGCCGGCACATGTTTCGGATCGACCTCCAGAGTCTTCTGGAAGTAGGCGATGGCCGAGGTCACATCGTTTCGCACAAGCTCAATGTGGCCCAGGATGTTGTAGAGGTCCGGGTCGTTCTCATCGATCTGAATGGCGTTGAACATCACAAGACGCGCCACCTGGTGGTTGCCACGATCGAAGTAGATGCGCGCCAGGTTGCCGTAGGCGCGGGTATTTTGAGAGTCGCCGGCCAGCGAGCGACGCGCATGGTTGACGGCCTCGGCATACTCACCACGCTCCCGCAACATCACCGCGATGTTGTTATGCGCCGCCGGGTTGTAGGGCTGCACTTCGATGGAGCGCTGAAAGTAATCCCAGGCCTCATCGCGCTCGCCACGCTCCATCTCCAGCATACCGATGTTGACGTAGGCCTCGCCGAGCTTCGGCGCAAACTCCGCGGCCTTCTCATAGGCCTCACGCGCGCCCTCGAGATCGCCTTCCATCTCCAGAATCACGCCGAGGTTGAACCAGGCTTTTCCGAAGCGGCGGTCTTCTTTGAGCGCTTTCTCCAGAAGATCTTTGACCTCGGCGTTGCGGCCTTCGCCGCCGGCCTCCCAGACTTCAACGGCTTTTTCAAACTCGGCGATCGCGTTGACGTTGTTCGTGCCACCGGACTCGGTGGCCTGACTCATGTCGTCGGCGCGCTTCGACGCGCCACCGCAAGCAGTCGACCAGGACAGCGCCAGCGCGGCGATGAGGATGAGGAACTTATTTTGAGAAACTCGCATAGGTCTCTTTTCCTTGGAACCTGTCACAGGGGCGGCCGATGGTAGCGACCACCCCCGTCAGAAACGCTCCGGGGGTACAGGGGCCAGCGTCGGCCCCGCTCCATCCGACTTCAGGAAGCCGGCTCGCTCTCCACCTCTTCAGGGGCCTCATTGATCGCCTGCTCATCGCTTCCCAGGCCACCCAGGATATCTTCATCCTCCACATCATTGATGAAGCCCGAGCGCATAAAGCCGTCGCGGAAGAAGACCGGAGAAGCGCGCATCTCCGAGGGCTTACGGAACTCGCGGGGACGCAGGTCAGCGAGTGCAACTTCGGCCTGGCGGCTGTACTGGTTGAACCAGTTGGCCCGCCGCGCCGTTGCCAGCGCTTCGCGGTACATCTCCACGGCGTTGTCCTCAATCAATGAGGCTCGGTCCTCGAGAATACCCCGGTAGATCTCCTGCTGCTCATAGGTCAGGCGGCTGGGCACCGGGCTGTTGCGGAAGGTCTCAGCGAAGTTCTGAAAACCACTGCCAATACGGTAGAGCGCGGCGATGGCCCAGTCGGGGCGACCGAACACGATGACTTCTTCGTAGACTTTACGAGCCTCCTCGATCGCTTCCATCTTGGCTTTGGTTTTCTTGGTGAGCTCCTCCGCGTTGGAGGAATCGATGCTCAGGGCGGCCGCCCGCTCGAAGATATCCTCGCCCATCATGAACTTGGCCTGGGCAGCGGCGTCGCGGCCGGTGGTCATCTCGGCGCGCTCCTCCTCGCTCATGCGCTCGTAGAGGCGCAGGGTGCGCTCAAACTCCTGGAGCGCGTCGCGACGGCCGTTGCGGCCACCGTTGTTCCAATGATGCAGCCCCACCTTCACGCGCGCTTCCAGCATGCGATCGTTGGTGCCGTTTTCGGCGTGGCGACGCAGGTACTGCTGGTACTGCTCAAAGGCTTCGTTCTTCTTGCCCTGCTCTTCGTAAATCTGAGCGATCTGGAAAAAGACCTCCGCGGTCTCTTGCTTGTTCTCGCTGGCAAAGAGCTCCATGTAGCGCTCGTAGTTGGCGATCGCCTCATCGTACTGCCCCAGCCCCTGCCGGAAGGTCGAGGCGTTGGAGAGCGCGTCTTCGGCCTTCTCATGCTCGGGGAAGTTGCGCACGAAGGCTTCGTAGAAGCGCGAGGCTTCGCTGTAGACGGCCAGCGCGTGGTAGTTGCCGCCGATATTAAAGAGCGTTTCAGGGGCGAGCTCCGAGCTGGGTCGTACGCGCAGGAGGTGCAGACGCACCTGGATGGCCGGACCGATCTCACGCAGGCGCTCGAAGTCGAGCGCGGCGTTGTAGAGCGCCTTATCGACGTACTCCGACTCGGGGAAGTCGCTGGCGTAGGCGACGAAACACTCCGCAGCCTGACGCCACTCTTCCTCATCGTCGTGCACCGTGCAGACCTTGAAGCGAATCGCCATGTGCAGGTTGGTGACGTCTTCCTGGAATTCGGCATCATCGATCGGGTCGACCTCAATGTAGCGCTCGACGGCCGCGTTGAGGTTGTCGAAGTCCTGCAGAAGGTTGAGCGAGTCGAGGTGCAGGTTGGCCGAGATCACCGCCAGGCGATGTTCGCTGTGGGAGAAAGCGATGTCTTCAAAGATTGTGGCGGCCTGCTCCAGGTGATCAAAATCGTAGTAGGTGCGTGCCATGGTGTATTTGACGTCGACCATGCGATCGCCGTCGGGCACGTACTCCACGTAGTTCTCACAGGCGGTCATCAACTTCTGATAGACCTCCGGCAGCTCTTTGGGCTCGGGGATAGCCGGGGTCTCTTCCTCGCCCCCTTCCTCATCAAAGGTGGCCTCAATGACCGCGCGCTCCTCGGAGGTATCCACGATGTAGAAGTAGGCCAGCACCGTGGCCAGCACTGCTTCTTTGGTGTACTCGCCATCCGGCTCAAGCTCCAGGACCCGCTCGTAGGCTGCGGCGGCCTCTTCCCAGTTCTCCAGCTGGTAGAGAAGCTCCCCGTAGAAGAAGGTCATCATGTATTCGTGTTCGGTGTCCTGGAAGGTCTCCAGGTAGAACTTATAGAGGTAGTACGCCATCGCGTAGAGGTCGGCGTTTTTGGTGCGCTGGGCCTCACGATGGTAGGTCGTCGACCAGTTGCGCGCGGCCTCTTCAACTTTGGTGCGAATCCTCGGGTAGTTCTGCTCTTCGGTGTCTTCGAACTGCCCGCCATCGGCCAGCTGCACCAGGCGCATCATGCGCACCAGCTCCTGAATGCTCTCCTCGGAGTAGGCGTTGTTGGTGGTCTGGTTGCGGACGATCTCATACTGATAGTCGACCGTCTTGACGCTCTCCTGGTTGAGGCTGATGAGCTCCCGGTACATCCGCGTGGAGTCGCTCAGCTGAACCTGGTCGCCGTAGAAGACGGCCAGGCGCTCAGTCATCTTCAGCCAGTCTTCGCGCTCGGGGGCGATGTCCTGGAAGAACTCCACGGCCTGGTCGGGCGAACCGATCTGGGCGTAGGCACGCACGATGTCCTGGCGAACCTGACGCATCAGCGCGACCATCGTGCCGTCATCGGGACGCTCGCGCGCCGCGTCGATCACCGTGAGGAAAACCTCAATGGTGCGCTCGTAGTTCTCAAGGTTGTAGTAGGTCCACGCCAGCTTGTAGAGGCCGTAAGGGTAGACGTTGGATTCGGGGTACTCGGCGACCTTCTGGTAGGCCTTGAGCGCCTCGAACATCTCCCCTTCGTCGAAGTAGAACTCCCCGAAGTAGAGGAGAACCTGGGGCACGAACTCAGTCTGGGGGTAGTTGGCAATGAGTTCGCGGAAGATATCCAGCGCCTCGGTCTTGCGACCGACATCCATCAGGTTGGAGCCCAGATAGAAGTAGACCTTGTCGAGCTCGCCGAAGTCGGGATAACCGCGAATGATATCAACGTAAAGCTGCACCGACTCTTCGCGCAGGCGCTTGGCTTCGGCCTGCATATCTTCCATCTGCGCGCGACAGCGGCGCGCGCCCTGCTCGTCGCCTGCGTCGTTGTAGCGGTAGCACTCATCCTGACGTTCCACCGCCGAGTCGTCGTAGTAGCGTGAACGCTCCCAGAAGATCTCCGAGAGGTTAAAGAGGTACTCGGCGCGCTGGGGATCGCTCTCAGGGGTGGAGCGGATCAGATCGCGCAGCTGGACGATGGCCTCGTCCTGACGCTGAAGACTGGCCAGGCTTCGCTGGGTGACGAACTGGGTGGCGCTAAAGCGTGGCCCCTGCTCCTCGTTCTCCAGGGTCGGTCGCTCAGTCTGCTGCGTCGTCTCCTGGACGGCGATCTCGTGCTCGACCTTCTCGTCTTCCTCAGGCTGAGCGGCAGCATCAAGCGGCCCCAGAGTCAGCGAGAGGGCGGCGGCTGCGAGAAGTACGCGCCAGCGCCGGGGTGAATGGTGATCGTAGAAACTCTTCATGACCCGCTCCTTAGCGAGACGCGCTCAGGCGACCCTATCGCCACCGCCACCGTGGGCACAGTGTCCCCCCCGACCTGCCTCCCACTCAGCGTCGGCATTCCGATTTGACGTTGAAGAAGTAGAACCCTAACTCATCTTTCCAGTACTCACCGTCGAACTCCCAGTAGAGATGTTCATCGGTGATATCCAGCGAGGGTCCATCGCCGGGGCCACGATCATCGAGCTGCATTCCGGCGCGTAGCTCCGCTTCAATTTCCCCGCGTTCGGAGCGCGCGACCTCAAACAGAATTCGTTTCTGCTGGCTGACCAGCCCTTCGAGCTCGCCGATGACGCGCTCAAGTCGCTGCTGGGCCAGCTGCCCGGCATCGGAGACGGCGAAGCTCCGGGCGATCGCCGCTTCCTGCAGGAGGCTATCGCCCAGTGTGCTTGTCTTCCAGCTCGCAGGGAGCTGCTCCATCGTCTCAAGCTCTTTATCGATGGCGCCGACCAGCGCAAAGCTCTTCTCGATCTGACGGTCGCTCAGCGCTGCACGAAGCGCGCTTCGCACCTCGGCATCGCCTTCAAAATCACCGCCTTCCCACTTCCTTGCCCACTCATACATCAGAGCCGGATCATTATTGGTGGCGATCACGCCTTCGAGTTCGGCTTTGACGCCCTCATAGACGTAGTCGAAGTCGTCGAGGACGTCGCGTACCCGGGCGAAGTTGCAGTTGTAGAAGTAAATCACCGCCGCCAGGATCGGCCCCTCCGGGAAGTACTCATTCCGGAAGAAGGGGGAGTTGATCGTGTGCAGGTTCCCCAGGGCCTGGTTGAACTGATCCACCTGGAAGAAGCCCCAACTCGACTCGAAGAGAGCATCGGGCCAGCGAGGGCTGTCGCGCTTGATGCGCTCGTAATAGCTCAGGCTGGTGTCGTAATCGCCGGTCGAGTAGTAGACGCGCGCCATGCCCAGGTGGGTCAGGTCAAGAAGACGACGCTCCTCACCCCGAAGCTCTTCGGGTTGAGCATCGCGGGTCAGGTAACGCAACACATCGCGGAAGGCGTCAACCGCCGGTCGCGCATCGTAGTTGGCCACATGGGTGATGCCAGCGATGTAGCGTGCCCGGGCGTAGCGATCGCTGCTGGTGCTCACGTAATTGAGCATGCGCAACGACTCGTCAATGTTGAGGGTCTCGTAGAAGTGGCGGCCCACCAGATAGGCATAGGTGTCGCGGTAGTCCTGCGGCACCACCTCCGGAAAAAGCGGCGCGTAGCCGGCCAAAAGCTCGGCAAGCATCGCATCACCGGGGATCACCTCGGTGAGCAGGAGCAGGCCGCGCAGCGCAGCATCGTAGAAGGGGTGGAATTCACCTGCCTCGACGATGCGGGAGAAATACGCCAGCGAGCCCTGGTAGAGCTCCATGCGGAAGAGCGTCTTGGCCAGTTCGTACTCCGCCTCCGGGTAGTAGTTCTCGGCACCGGGGGTGTCGTCCATCAAGACATCGTTAAAACGCAGGCTGGCCTCGGCGTACTTGCGATCTTCGTAGAGGCGCTTGCCTTCCTCGATGAGTTCCACAAGGTGGGGGAGCTCATCAATGGCTTCGACCTCATCGACATCGAAGTTGAACCCGTCCTGAGCCGACGCTTCGGACAAAAGCCCCAGAGACATGATGCCGGCACAAAAAGACGCACACGCGTTAAGCTTCCAGTTCATTGCAACTCCAGTCAGGGGCGCTCGCCGGCGAAGTCGTTGCTCCGGGGCGAACGGTGCGACTACTGAGCGACGGTGTTAGCGACGCAATGACGCACGCCACTGAGCATCACAAATTCGCGACAGACGCCATCGGGGCAGTCCGCATCGGTGCTGCATTCGACGGTGCAAAAGGGCTCACTGCCCTGGTACTTCGCGCAGGTGCGCGTTTCGCACTGGAGCTGCTCCTCAACCACGCATGAGGCTTCGGATCTGCCGCTCTCCACACAGGCACTGAGCGTGGGGTCGTCGGGGTCGATGGTGCATGCCGCATACAGGTCGTCGGTGCAGCCGCTGAACCACAGCGCCAGCACCAACACGCCGACTAGCCGGGCCAGATGAGCCGATCGCGTTTTCACGTCACTCCTCCAAATCGATGGGGTCGAACTGAATTCGGCGCTAGGATGCCTTTGGGCTCAAGGCCACGTCAAGGCGGGAGATGTTGCGCATTGTCGCGCGATCGCCCAAAGAAAAGGCCGCTGCGCCTGGAGCGCAGCGGCCTTCTCAACTCGCAATAACTTTGACGTTCTCGCGAGCGACGCACTCAGGCGACTTACATGCCTTCTTCGGCCGGAACTTCGTCGGTCGCCATCTCTTCGGTGGCTTCCTCTTCGGCAGCGCCGTCTTCGGCAACTTCTTCACCAGCCGCTTCTTCGGTGGCTTCTTCTTCGACCACTTCTTCAGCCGCCGCTTCTTCGACCACTTCCTCTTCGGCCGCTTCTTCGGTGGCTTCTTCGGTCACGGCGGTTTCGGCCGGGGCTTCGTCAGGGGTGGCTTCGCCGCCGGAGCAAGCCACGGTGAAGGTCAGGCCCAGGGCGAAGAAGGAAACAAGAATCTTGTTCAGCATGGTAACTCCTCAAGTGAATCAGGGTTCAACAAGAGCGGGCAACGAACATCGCGACCCACGGCAGTCGGCGGGTGCCGACACCCGCCTACGACCATGGCAGCGGGGGTGTTTGTACTGGCGTTTAGCCTTATTCCCGCGCAGCGTCAATTCTATCGCAAAATCTTTTTGTGAAGTTACGTTGCCCAACCGACCTGCCCGGCCGTTGGACCTTCGACGCGCAACAGGTAGACTACGGCCTGTCGAGC
This DNA window, taken from Lujinxingia sediminis, encodes the following:
- a CDS encoding tetratricopeptide repeat protein, with translation MRVSQNKFLILIAALALSWSTACGGASKRADDMSQATESGGTNNVNAIAEFEKAVEVWEAGGEGRNAEVKDLLEKALKEDRRFGKAWFNLGVILEMEGDLEGAREAYEKAAEFAPKLGEAYVNIGMLEMERGERDEAWDYFQRSIEVQPYNPAAHNNIAVMLRERGEYAEAVNHARRSLAGDSQNTRAYGNLARIYFDRGNHQVARLVMFNAIQIDENDPDLYNILGHIELVRNDVTSAIAYFQKTLEVDPKHVPAKMNLGAIILNVRDYERAIELFESVLEIEPQNKEAIVAIGVARRGLGDLDGARQAYERVLELEPENALVQFNLGVLEHEHLAQNAQLGGDTEAPDPDDMVGQMDWTIANLENAIGHYEKSIEHYNNFLHYEGGEHVEERDDVSKRIEQVQQIIDMTREQIPMLVEQRDMIAAEVAQAEAAAAAEASASEEQAQDAPPAEDGDPDASAPLEENP
- a CDS encoding tetratricopeptide repeat protein, which encodes MTLLLAFVLVGCNADRTAAVRELNVGMEAFQAGSASEAVQHMEEALRIDPTFAEAAYLLGQVYQMRLDNYEEAARGYRRALDLEPTNAQYAYRLGTALVDQGKLDDAVTQFEKAVANDESFSRAWFRLGLTQDSLGNHSDAVASYTRAIETNPRLRMSKEDPGGEHYHALADLYLRFGLSDHAVQVYENGVQNNQTSTRLLHGLGVARMELGRFDEAARSFEATMKQEPGHGSANFNLAVAHHRRGDTDGAVAQLESFLASGAATQDVARQAAAQALLTELQEEDESDAK
- a CDS encoding AgmX/PglI C-terminal domain-containing protein, giving the protein MMLQAEIIQAGQVVSTVKLEQDNVKVGKLSSSHIRLDDDRVSRIHAVLERQPDGTFMAIDLGSASGTYVNGEKITKAAVGAGDELQFGDTVVRLSEVVEVAATPAAAFAATGELPEGYIRLEDGSVVQPFSMEGYYDDAGNYIPGYYDDQGTYHYGYGYHDEQGAWQVAHGFYDPQGEWVATPDPAGVKGPSDTELYTERFFDPVGGQTLEVAFLWTDHVLAVNAYETPRSVIIGPDETNDFVVEDPLVNQPKFPLVSYSEGGGYRVNVSAQMEGLIQHEGQQFTLAEAISRGLATGSSEVAGGYSIAMGPRTSVRVEFGTNTFLIHFTTMPALGGGMMAIDRQPIPYHAASAMLHILFLVMVFSWPEGHGAFELHEFKAQDRFVELLAPPEQEEIEEEVPDWLEGGNQQEEAAAQKGDEGEAGDQMAEEADNHLAVQGPSTNEEIELRKARDTEIAMNTGALAAFNDASLSSMWGSGDTSVGSDAMHALGNMTGSQAGAAAGVGGLGLAGAGRGGGGVSERGIGMAQVGTAGRGGGGKGGGNYGKGGANLGDREVRQPKIIPGRPAVQGSLDREIIQRVVRQHRREMQHCYEQELQRNPNLAGRITIRWVISPTGSVTIASVTETSMNNSAVEQCMTQRIRRWVFPEPKGGGIVNVNYPFNFSS
- a CDS encoding tetratricopeptide repeat protein, which gives rise to MKSFYDHHSPRRWRVLLAAAALSLTLGPLDAAAQPEEDEKVEHEIAVQETTQQTERPTLENEEQGPRFSATQFVTQRSLASLQRQDEAIVQLRDLIRSTPESDPQRAEYLFNLSEIFWERSRYYDDSAVERQDECYRYNDAGDEQGARRCRAQMEDMQAEAKRLREESVQLYVDIIRGYPDFGELDKVYFYLGSNLMDVGRKTEALDIFRELIANYPQTEFVPQVLLYFGEFYFDEGEMFEALKAYQKVAEYPESNVYPYGLYKLAWTYYNLENYERTIEVFLTVIDAARERPDDGTMVALMRQVRQDIVRAYAQIGSPDQAVEFFQDIAPEREDWLKMTERLAVFYGDQVQLSDSTRMYRELISLNQESVKTVDYQYEIVRNQTTNNAYSEESIQELVRMMRLVQLADGGQFEDTEEQNYPRIRTKVEEAARNWSTTYHREAQRTKNADLYAMAYYLYKFYLETFQDTEHEYMMTFFYGELLYQLENWEEAAAAYERVLELEPDGEYTKEAVLATVLAYFYIVDTSEERAVIEATFDEEGGEEETPAIPEPKELPEVYQKLMTACENYVEYVPDGDRMVDVKYTMARTYYDFDHLEQAATIFEDIAFSHSEHRLAVISANLHLDSLNLLQDFDNLNAAVERYIEVDPIDDAEFQEDVTNLHMAIRFKVCTVHDDEEEWRQAAECFVAYASDFPESEYVDKALYNAALDFERLREIGPAIQVRLHLLRVRPSSELAPETLFNIGGNYHALAVYSEASRFYEAFVRNFPEHEKAEDALSNASTFRQGLGQYDEAIANYERYMELFASENKQETAEVFFQIAQIYEEQGKKNEAFEQYQQYLRRHAENGTNDRMLEARVKVGLHHWNNGGRNGRRDALQEFERTLRLYERMSEEERAEMTTGRDAAAQAKFMMGEDIFERAAALSIDSSNAEELTKKTKAKMEAIEEARKVYEEVIVFGRPDWAIAALYRIGSGFQNFAETFRNSPVPSRLTYEQQEIYRGILEDRASLIEDNAVEMYREALATARRANWFNQYSRQAEVALADLRPREFRKPSEMRASPVFFRDGFMRSGFINDVEDEDILGGLGSDEQAINEAPEEVESEPAS